From a single Natronorubrum tibetense GA33 genomic region:
- a CDS encoding HVO_2753 family zinc finger protein, with the protein MSTTDDKQTRSCVSCGINIAGTNAAAFKCPDCGAQIYRCAKCRKQSNLYECPDCGFTGP; encoded by the coding sequence ATGAGTACGACGGACGACAAGCAGACCCGATCCTGCGTCTCCTGCGGGATCAACATCGCGGGCACAAACGCTGCCGCCTTCAAGTGTCCCGACTGTGGCGCCCAGATCTACCGCTGTGCCAAGTGCCGCAAGCAGAGCAACCTCTACGAGTGCCCCGACTGCGGATTCACCGGCCCGTAA
- a CDS encoding elongation factor 1-beta → MGKVAAKIKVMPDSPEIDLDSLQERLESALPEGAKINGVEREDVAFGLIALYPTVIVPDGSGGTETVEENFSEVDGVESVGVENVGRI, encoded by the coding sequence ATGGGAAAAGTAGCTGCCAAAATCAAGGTCATGCCGGACAGCCCAGAGATCGACCTGGATTCGCTCCAGGAGCGTCTCGAGAGTGCCCTCCCTGAGGGTGCGAAGATCAACGGCGTCGAACGCGAAGACGTCGCATTCGGACTCATCGCGCTCTACCCCACCGTGATCGTCCCTGACGGCTCGGGCGGGACGGAGACCGTCGAGGAGAACTTCTCGGAAGTCGACGGCGTCGAGAGCGTCGGCGTCGAGAACGTCGGCCGTATCTAA
- a CDS encoding MFS transporter produces MNVLSDPTKRRWLAWGALVIVFLLVNLHRLSTAVLSERLTTDFETTAAQLGTLHASFFLIYAAIQIPTGVLADRLGPRYVGSIGALVLSAGAVGFALSGSYLAAFGSRALIGLGSGVIFVSILRFCANWYRADEFATMTGLTGSVAGLGAILATTPLAVTVGLFGWRETMLGLAAVGFVAAGAVYVLARQSPADAGLEPIEGVPEQPSVTLEEIGGHLRTLARDLDQWLLSIVFFAGNGAMLTLVGMWGVPYIVVVYDVNVTTASYFTLLASIGVLFGPTAIGWLSDRQGQRLLPMTIGIGLFAVALAAVPILGRPPLAVVAVSYLACGFLFGAAMLSLSVVKERYPAGASGVATATVNTAGFIGGTILPTVMGMALDAYQTGETVGGTVAYTEFGYRIAFGILAGTVAVGFLCSCWLLVRDRREGTSPPNQAVSSSD; encoded by the coding sequence GTGAACGTCCTGTCGGATCCGACGAAACGCCGCTGGCTCGCGTGGGGAGCGCTGGTGATCGTCTTCTTGCTCGTCAATCTCCACCGGCTGTCGACGGCCGTCCTGTCGGAACGGCTGACCACCGATTTCGAGACGACGGCGGCACAGCTCGGGACGCTGCACGCCTCGTTCTTCCTCATCTACGCGGCGATCCAGATTCCCACGGGCGTCCTCGCCGATCGCCTCGGGCCGCGGTACGTCGGCTCGATCGGGGCCCTCGTCCTGAGCGCCGGGGCCGTCGGCTTCGCACTCAGCGGGAGCTACCTCGCGGCGTTCGGCTCGCGTGCGCTCATCGGCCTCGGCAGCGGCGTCATCTTCGTCTCGATCCTTCGATTCTGTGCGAACTGGTACCGTGCCGACGAGTTCGCGACGATGACGGGGCTAACCGGCAGCGTAGCCGGTCTCGGCGCGATCCTCGCGACGACGCCGCTCGCGGTCACCGTCGGACTGTTCGGCTGGCGGGAGACGATGCTCGGTCTCGCGGCCGTCGGGTTCGTCGCGGCCGGAGCCGTCTACGTCCTCGCACGTCAGTCGCCGGCCGACGCCGGGCTGGAACCGATCGAGGGCGTCCCCGAACAGCCGTCGGTCACGCTCGAGGAGATCGGCGGCCACCTGCGGACGCTCGCGCGCGATCTCGACCAGTGGCTGCTCTCGATCGTGTTCTTCGCGGGCAACGGCGCAATGTTGACGCTGGTGGGGATGTGGGGCGTGCCGTACATCGTCGTCGTCTACGACGTGAACGTCACGACGGCATCGTACTTTACGCTCCTCGCATCGATCGGCGTGCTGTTCGGTCCGACGGCCATCGGCTGGCTCTCGGACAGGCAGGGGCAGCGACTGCTGCCGATGACGATCGGAATCGGGCTGTTCGCGGTCGCGCTCGCCGCGGTTCCGATTCTCGGTCGACCGCCGCTGGCCGTCGTCGCCGTCTCGTATCTGGCCTGTGGCTTCCTCTTCGGCGCCGCGATGCTCTCGCTGTCGGTCGTCAAGGAACGGTATCCGGCCGGCGCCAGCGGCGTGGCGACGGCGACCGTGAACACGGCGGGGTTCATCGGCGGGACGATTCTCCCGACGGTGATGGGGATGGCCCTCGACGCCTATCAGACCGGCGAGACCGTCGGCGGCACCGTCGCCTACACCGAGTTCGGCTACCGAATCGCCTTCGGTATCCTCGCTGGCACCGTCGCGGTCGGGTTTCTGTGTTCGTGCTGGTTGCTCGTCCGGGATCGCAGGGAGGGGACATCGCCGCCGAACCAGGCGGTCTCGAGTTCCGACTAG
- a CDS encoding MBL fold metallo-hydrolase, which produces MGTNENREAGVHALPITVDYGGRALPITPTLVETERGPILIDVGPEGAVDAVRTHLRSLGYELEDIWLVLLTHHDGDHAGGLAELLEHVDAAVATHRNEAPYVTGKREPIKGDGDRYPPASVDLELTGGVRIPTLAGPMEVVDTPGHSPGHISLQFPEDGLLLAGDALVADGDGPIDGPKPEFTPNMDRALESVADLADRDIEHVVCFHGGYVDCGSEAIGEITETHRD; this is translated from the coding sequence ATGGGAACGAACGAAAATCGCGAGGCGGGCGTTCACGCGCTCCCGATCACGGTCGACTACGGCGGCCGAGCGTTGCCGATCACCCCGACGCTCGTCGAAACCGAGCGCGGACCGATCCTGATCGACGTTGGCCCGGAAGGGGCCGTCGACGCCGTTCGAACGCATCTCCGATCGCTGGGGTACGAACTCGAGGATATCTGGCTTGTCCTCCTGACCCACCACGACGGCGACCACGCCGGGGGTCTCGCGGAGTTGCTCGAGCACGTCGACGCGGCCGTCGCGACCCACCGGAACGAAGCGCCGTACGTGACGGGGAAACGGGAGCCGATCAAGGGCGACGGCGATCGGTATCCGCCGGCTTCCGTCGACTTAGAGCTCACCGGGGGCGTCCGAATCCCGACCCTCGCAGGACCGATGGAAGTCGTCGACACCCCCGGCCACTCTCCGGGTCACATCTCGTTGCAGTTCCCCGAAGATGGCCTGTTGCTCGCCGGTGACGCGCTCGTCGCGGACGGGGATGGGCCGATAGACGGCCCGAAGCCCGAGTTCACACCGAACATGGACCGCGCGCTCGAGTCGGTGGCCGACCTGGCTGACCGCGATATCGAACACGTCGTCTGCTTCCACGGCGGCTACGTCGACTGCGGCTCCGAGGCTATTGGAGAAATTACCGAAACCCACCGGGACTGA
- a CDS encoding terpene synthase family protein, with product MTNIASVPRLEVEIDPFADAASQTLPEVVRPLADAYDEQIADRDRSLWRWFYRATAEFGLSCVDTDRVRRTRSAKVLATMFITVVDDVAERYGDRATFAELLKVPFEHQDADPTRAGVAGEYVRFQQELWAALQALYDDGPRAEEFAALFRFDLRQALQSVDYSALLAQHPGLASERELWTYDAHNMMVLCFADIDLAASLSFDAAELAAVREVVTRAQRMARVGNWIATWERELAEGDYSSGVVVRALESGVVSIDELRGLETRPTGDAVDPIVTAIRESEIEAYFVDRWRSEYDEAVQFVGAVDSVDLRTYLEGFETIFRAQLANRPSN from the coding sequence ATGACGAACATCGCCAGTGTTCCACGACTCGAGGTCGAGATCGACCCGTTCGCCGACGCCGCTTCCCAGACGCTCCCCGAGGTGGTTCGTCCGCTGGCAGACGCGTACGACGAGCAGATTGCGGATCGAGACCGATCGCTTTGGCGTTGGTTCTACCGGGCGACGGCCGAGTTCGGCCTCTCGTGTGTCGATACGGACCGCGTCCGACGGACTCGAAGCGCGAAGGTCCTCGCCACGATGTTCATCACCGTCGTCGACGACGTCGCCGAACGATACGGCGACCGGGCGACGTTCGCAGAGCTGTTGAAAGTGCCCTTCGAGCATCAGGACGCCGATCCGACTCGAGCGGGCGTCGCGGGCGAGTACGTCCGATTTCAACAGGAGCTCTGGGCGGCGTTGCAAGCGCTGTACGACGACGGTCCGCGAGCGGAGGAGTTCGCGGCGCTGTTCCGGTTCGACCTCCGGCAGGCGCTTCAGTCGGTCGACTACTCCGCGCTGTTGGCCCAGCACCCCGGGCTCGCCTCCGAGCGCGAACTCTGGACGTACGACGCGCACAACATGATGGTACTCTGTTTCGCCGATATCGATCTCGCCGCCTCGTTGTCGTTCGACGCGGCCGAACTCGCGGCGGTTCGGGAGGTCGTCACGCGGGCACAGCGGATGGCTCGAGTCGGCAACTGGATCGCGACCTGGGAGCGCGAACTCGCCGAAGGCGACTACAGTTCGGGCGTCGTCGTCCGCGCGCTCGAGTCCGGCGTCGTCTCGATCGACGAACTGCGAGGGCTCGAGACCCGGCCGACGGGCGACGCCGTCGATCCGATCGTTACGGCGATCCGTGAGTCCGAGATCGAGGCCTACTTCGTCGATCGCTGGCGCAGCGAGTACGACGAGGCGGTGCAGTTCGTCGGGGCGGTGGACAGTGTCGATCTTCGGACGTATCTCGAGGGGTTCGAGACGATCTTTCGGGCGCAACTGGCGAACCGCCCGTCGAACTGA
- a CDS encoding cystathionine gamma-synthase: MDDRERDGDDGEQYRLETRSIHAGQEPDAETGALMTPIHANSTYEQDAPGEHRGYEYSRTGNPTRTDLEANLASLENADYGRAFASGMASINTVLNLLSAGDHVVTGTDVYGGTHRIFTQVYEEYDIEFSFVDMTDLDEIEAAFQDNTELLWLETPTNPLMSIVDIAGAAEIAHAHDALCAIDNTFATPYLQRPLDLGADIVSHSLTKYLGGHSDVVGGALLTNDEDLDGRLGFYQNSVGATPGPFESFLVLRGTKTLPVRMDRHCENARAIAAWLEDHPDVDRVYYPGLESHPGHEIAAEQMDDFGGMLSFELDASLEEASEAVSNTEIFTLAESLGGVESLIEQPAPMTHAAIPREERIAAGLTDGLIRVSVGIEHVDDLIDDLDAAIESALH, encoded by the coding sequence ATGGACGACCGCGAGCGCGACGGCGACGATGGCGAGCAGTACCGACTCGAGACCCGTTCGATCCACGCCGGACAGGAACCCGACGCGGAAACTGGGGCGTTGATGACGCCGATCCACGCCAACTCGACCTACGAGCAGGACGCGCCCGGAGAACACCGGGGCTACGAGTACTCTCGAACCGGGAACCCCACCCGAACCGATCTCGAGGCGAACCTCGCGAGCCTCGAGAACGCCGACTACGGCCGCGCGTTCGCCAGCGGCATGGCCTCGATCAACACCGTCCTCAACCTCCTTTCGGCCGGCGATCACGTCGTTACGGGCACCGACGTCTACGGCGGCACTCACCGCATTTTCACGCAGGTGTACGAGGAGTACGATATCGAGTTCTCCTTCGTCGATATGACCGATCTCGACGAGATCGAGGCCGCGTTTCAGGACAATACGGAACTGCTGTGGCTCGAGACGCCGACCAACCCGCTCATGTCGATCGTCGACATCGCGGGCGCGGCCGAGATCGCCCACGCACACGACGCGCTGTGTGCAATCGACAACACGTTCGCGACGCCGTACCTCCAGCGGCCGCTAGATCTCGGTGCCGACATCGTCTCCCACTCCCTGACGAAGTACCTCGGCGGTCACTCGGACGTCGTCGGCGGGGCCTTGCTAACGAACGATGAGGACCTGGATGGGCGACTCGGATTCTACCAGAACTCGGTCGGTGCGACGCCCGGCCCCTTCGAATCCTTCCTCGTCCTCCGGGGGACGAAGACGCTGCCCGTCCGCATGGACCGCCACTGCGAGAACGCCCGCGCGATCGCGGCGTGGCTCGAGGACCACCCCGACGTCGACCGCGTCTATTATCCCGGCCTCGAATCCCACCCCGGTCACGAGATCGCCGCCGAGCAGATGGACGACTTCGGCGGGATGCTGAGTTTCGAACTCGATGCGAGCCTCGAGGAGGCGAGCGAGGCCGTCTCGAACACCGAGATCTTCACGCTCGCGGAGAGCCTCGGCGGCGTCGAGAGCCTGATCGAACAGCCCGCCCCGATGACTCACGCAGCGATCCCCCGCGAGGAGCGCATCGCCGCCGGTCTCACGGACGGCCTGATCCGCGTAAGCGTCGGCATCGAACACGTCGACGACCTGATCGACGATCTCGACGCGGCGATCGAATCGGCGCTTCACTGA
- a CDS encoding helix-turn-helix domain-containing protein: MRHYDVRLSPTDGWFHPFEKRLDQREGVRRVAIHRIRLATDELGLVLYELGGEFDRVEAFVADELGPFDYWLEAFGDRILLCSLFVPNETVHALLRITREFRVFLDPPMIYVRDGDLRVTYLATEPAFQRAMAVVPDDVDIVLETKQAFEPDENVFLATLTAQQRRLFRTAIDLGYYASPRETTYEEIGSEVGIAGGTVGEHLRKIEAKLVDHVVSEPISESTTPQQL; encoded by the coding sequence ATGCGGCACTACGACGTTCGGCTCTCTCCGACGGACGGGTGGTTTCACCCGTTCGAGAAGCGACTCGACCAGCGGGAGGGAGTCAGACGCGTCGCGATTCACAGGATCCGCCTCGCGACCGACGAACTCGGGTTGGTGCTGTACGAACTGGGCGGCGAGTTCGATCGAGTCGAGGCGTTCGTGGCGGACGAACTCGGTCCGTTCGACTATTGGCTCGAGGCCTTCGGCGACCGAATCCTGCTCTGCTCGCTGTTCGTCCCGAACGAGACCGTCCACGCACTCCTCCGGATCACCCGCGAGTTTCGCGTCTTCCTCGACCCGCCGATGATCTACGTCCGCGACGGCGACCTGCGCGTGACCTACCTCGCGACGGAGCCGGCCTTCCAGCGGGCGATGGCCGTCGTCCCCGACGATGTTGACATCGTTCTCGAGACGAAACAGGCGTTCGAACCCGACGAGAACGTCTTCCTCGCGACCCTCACTGCACAACAGCGCCGACTGTTTCGAACGGCGATCGATCTCGGCTACTATGCCTCGCCGCGGGAGACGACGTACGAGGAAATCGGCAGCGAGGTCGGTATCGCCGGCGGGACGGTCGGCGAACACCTCCGGAAGATCGAGGCGAAACTCGTCGATCACGTCGTCTCGGAACCGATCTCCGAGTCGACGACGCCCCAGCAACTGTAG
- a CDS encoding 50S ribosomal protein L21e: protein MPHSNGPRQGTRRKLANAPRDRGTSPPQRAIQEYENGEKVHLKIDPSVPNGRYHPRFDGQTGEVVGKQGDAFKVQISDRGKEKTLIVTAAHMRAQNQDKNRI, encoded by the coding sequence ATGCCACACTCTAATGGCCCTCGTCAAGGAACCCGGAGAAAACTCGCGAACGCTCCTCGAGACCGCGGTACGTCGCCGCCACAGCGAGCGATCCAGGAGTACGAGAACGGAGAGAAAGTCCACCTGAAGATCGACCCGAGCGTTCCGAACGGACGCTACCACCCGCGCTTCGACGGACAGACCGGCGAAGTCGTCGGCAAACAGGGCGACGCTTTCAAGGTACAGATCAGCGACCGCGGAAAGGAGAAGACGCTGATCGTCACCGCGGCACACATGCGCGCACAGAACCAGGACAAAAACCGGATCTGA
- a CDS encoding RNA polymerase Rpb4 family protein — protein sequence MTIFKEIVDEEFLTVSETKELLADIEAERAMDEERELRYELARAIEHVNRFTVLEPEEAQDLVDDLQELEKVDEPTAYKIANLLPRNRDELRSVYAQQRYSLSGDELDEILNVLAQYV from the coding sequence ATGACGATCTTCAAAGAGATCGTCGACGAGGAGTTCCTGACGGTCTCGGAGACGAAGGAGCTACTCGCCGACATCGAAGCCGAACGCGCGATGGACGAAGAGCGAGAGCTGCGCTACGAACTCGCGCGAGCGATCGAACACGTCAACCGTTTTACGGTCTTGGAGCCAGAAGAGGCCCAGGACCTCGTCGACGACCTGCAGGAACTCGAGAAAGTCGACGAGCCCACGGCGTACAAGATCGCGAACCTCTTGCCGCGCAACCGTGACGAACTTCGTTCGGTGTACGCCCAGCAGCGGTACTCGCTGTCGGGCGACGAACTCGACGAGATTCTCAACGTCCTCGCGCAGTACGTCTGA
- a CDS encoding DUF655 domain-containing protein encodes MSEADSDGTDVRRAVVLDYLAHGLSDDGRPQYEKSPAGYALGIDDFQLYQVAFDEEERLTIGSEVVVEPPGEREIVTEAHRVDYENLSSGAQTELEYVVADLVEEDEQRFVDFYNDAQPITLRLHQLNLLPGIGKKLRNGILDERKRKPFESFEELSERVSGLHDPDEVLVERILEELRDDDLKYQTFVGRREQEQNQ; translated from the coding sequence ATGAGCGAAGCCGACAGCGACGGGACGGATGTCCGCCGCGCAGTCGTGTTGGACTATCTCGCACACGGGCTCTCGGACGACGGCCGGCCACAGTACGAGAAGTCACCAGCAGGATACGCCCTCGGAATCGACGATTTCCAGCTCTATCAGGTCGCTTTCGACGAAGAGGAGCGACTCACGATCGGGAGCGAAGTCGTCGTCGAGCCGCCGGGCGAGCGCGAGATCGTGACCGAAGCCCACCGGGTCGACTACGAGAACCTCTCCTCCGGTGCCCAGACGGAACTCGAGTACGTCGTCGCCGACCTCGTCGAGGAGGACGAACAGCGGTTCGTCGACTTCTACAACGACGCCCAGCCGATCACGCTGCGTCTCCACCAGCTCAATCTCCTGCCGGGGATCGGGAAGAAACTCCGCAACGGGATCCTCGACGAACGCAAGCGCAAGCCCTTCGAGAGCTTCGAGGAGCTTTCGGAACGCGTCTCCGGACTCCACGATCCCGACGAGGTGTTAGTCGAGCGCATCCTCGAGGAACTGCGCGACGACGACCTCAAATACCAGACGTTCGTCGGGCGGCGCGAGCAGGAACAGAACCAGTAA
- a CDS encoding 16S ribosomal RNA methyltransferase A: MRDPDGLIARAGVRGDPDRDQHFLVDDRVLDRLPTYLESEAQRASDEASGDSPRADEIDADTSHLLEIGGGTGALTDRLLAMGDEDDEVTVVERDRKLAGFLQEEFREEIDAGRLTVIEGDALEVDLPDFTASVSNLPYGVSSEITFRLLPEKRPLVLMFQQEFAERMVAGPGTPEYGRLSVSTQHYADAELVESIPKEAFSPPPAVQSAVVRLEPRDPDYEVDDEDFFLRFVKALFTQRRKTIRNGIRNTAHISGLEAPDAVVEAADEEILQKRAGAMTPVEFAALAELAAAVSEVGEGQ; encoded by the coding sequence ATGAGAGACCCAGACGGACTGATCGCGCGGGCGGGCGTCCGCGGCGATCCGGACCGCGATCAGCACTTTCTCGTCGACGACCGCGTCCTTGATCGACTGCCGACGTATCTTGAGAGCGAGGCGCAACGCGCCTCGGATGAAGCGAGCGGGGATTCCCCGCGAGCCGATGAGATCGACGCCGACACCTCCCACCTGCTCGAGATCGGCGGCGGAACGGGCGCGCTGACGGACCGCCTGCTGGCGATGGGTGACGAGGACGACGAAGTTACGGTCGTAGAGCGGGACCGGAAACTCGCTGGGTTCCTGCAGGAGGAGTTCCGCGAGGAGATCGATGCGGGCCGGCTGACCGTAATCGAGGGCGACGCCCTCGAGGTCGACCTTCCCGACTTTACGGCCTCTGTATCCAATCTTCCCTACGGCGTCTCGAGCGAGATTACGTTCCGACTCCTGCCCGAAAAACGGCCGCTGGTGTTGATGTTCCAACAGGAGTTTGCCGAGCGGATGGTCGCCGGACCCGGAACGCCCGAGTACGGCCGCCTCTCCGTCTCGACCCAGCACTACGCGGACGCCGAACTCGTCGAGTCCATCCCGAAAGAGGCATTCTCGCCGCCGCCGGCCGTCCAGAGCGCGGTCGTCAGACTCGAGCCCCGCGATCCGGACTACGAGGTCGACGACGAGGACTTTTTCCTGCGGTTCGTCAAAGCGCTGTTTACCCAGCGCCGGAAAACGATCCGGAACGGGATTCGGAACACGGCCCATATCTCGGGGCTCGAAGCGCCCGACGCAGTCGTCGAGGCGGCCGACGAGGAGATCCTCCAGAAGCGTGCCGGCGCGATGACACCGGTGGAGTTCGCGGCGCTGGCCGAACTCGCCGCCGCTGTCAGCGAAGTAGGCGAGGGACAGTAA
- a CDS encoding mechanosensitive ion channel family protein: MSEILMGFDWLSNVFETTNGRLAVTFAAVGVLLVVLLSYRQLQGWLIERTRPLYSDIISMGVLILTCLLSLAIVLGVWDQTSEIQSIYTDLDLGSDVIARGVFTFVLVIGTLIVTRFVRRVLQEVLASATAVTDHQREITHRLSQVLIWSVSLIIVLGVWVDDLGGLLVGAGFAGIVIGMAARQTLGTVIAGFVLMFDRPFEIGDWIEVDDEEGIVTDISIVNTRLQSFDGEYIMIPNDLISSSMVTNRSKRGRLRIEVDVGVDYSTDVERAAEIARAEVEELDESLTAPSPQVITKEFADSAVVLGVRFWIDNPSARRFSKSKTAAIHAIKRAFEDEGVKIPYPQRELTGRAETGGFRIAEDDNRDAGDSSLNPQDNDIDDSADDRIEEPKRESQAGTPAEDD; this comes from the coding sequence ATGTCCGAGATACTGATGGGGTTCGACTGGCTGTCGAACGTCTTCGAGACGACCAACGGCAGGCTCGCGGTCACGTTCGCAGCGGTCGGCGTCCTGCTCGTCGTCCTGCTCTCCTACCGCCAGCTACAGGGCTGGCTCATCGAGCGAACGCGACCGCTGTACAGCGACATCATCTCGATGGGCGTATTGATTTTGACCTGTCTACTCAGTCTCGCAATCGTCCTTGGCGTCTGGGACCAGACCAGCGAAATTCAGTCGATTTACACAGATCTGGATCTCGGTAGCGACGTCATCGCGCGCGGCGTGTTCACGTTCGTTCTCGTTATCGGGACGCTCATCGTGACCCGATTCGTCCGCCGAGTGCTCCAGGAGGTGCTCGCCTCGGCGACGGCCGTCACCGACCATCAGCGAGAGATCACGCATCGACTCTCCCAGGTGCTGATCTGGTCAGTGTCGCTCATCATCGTTCTGGGCGTCTGGGTCGACGACCTCGGCGGCCTGCTCGTCGGGGCCGGGTTCGCCGGTATCGTCATCGGTATGGCCGCCCGACAGACGCTCGGCACGGTCATCGCGGGCTTCGTCCTGATGTTCGATCGACCGTTCGAGATCGGTGACTGGATCGAGGTTGACGACGAGGAAGGGATCGTCACCGACATCTCGATCGTCAACACTCGCCTCCAGTCGTTCGACGGCGAGTACATCATGATCCCCAACGACCTCATCTCCTCGAGTATGGTGACCAATCGGTCGAAACGCGGCCGACTGCGCATCGAAGTCGACGTCGGCGTCGATTACTCGACGGACGTCGAGCGAGCCGCCGAGATCGCGAGGGCGGAAGTCGAGGAGCTCGACGAATCGCTGACGGCACCGTCACCGCAAGTCATTACGAAGGAGTTCGCCGACTCGGCGGTCGTGCTGGGCGTGCGATTCTGGATCGACAACCCCAGCGCCCGCCGGTTCTCGAAGTCGAAGACGGCCGCGATTCACGCGATCAAGCGCGCCTTCGAGGACGAGGGGGTCAAGATCCCGTACCCGCAGCGCGAACTGACCGGCCGAGCCGAAACCGGTGGGTTCCGGATCGCCGAGGACGATAATCGAGACGCGGGTGACTCCTCGCTAAATCCCCAGGACAACGATATCGACGATTCAGCGGACGACAGGATCGAGGAACCGAAACGGGAGAGTCAGGCGGGAACGCCCGCGGAGGACGACTGA
- a CDS encoding HemK2/MTQ2 family protein methyltransferase, with product MGLEDRRGVDTDVYQPAEDSHLLAQAACDRLTDDGNGTRDDETRNDEPRDGATGPLVLEVGTGSGYVAGRIDAETSARVVAADLNPHAVRQAREKGLEAVRADLVAPFADGAFDAVVFNPPYLPTDPENEWDDWMERALSGGEDGRAVIDPFLSRVGRVLAPDGVVYLLVSSLTGVDEVVEEAGEHGFSAVAIADDSFPFETLTVLELLR from the coding sequence ATGGGGCTCGAGGACCGACGCGGCGTCGATACGGACGTCTACCAGCCAGCTGAGGACTCCCACCTGCTCGCACAGGCAGCCTGCGATCGGCTTACGGACGATGGCAACGGGACGCGAGATGACGAGACGCGAAACGACGAACCGCGAGACGGAGCGACCGGACCGCTCGTCCTTGAGGTCGGCACCGGCTCCGGTTACGTTGCGGGCCGGATCGACGCGGAGACGAGCGCGCGCGTAGTCGCCGCGGATCTGAACCCACACGCGGTTCGGCAGGCTCGCGAGAAGGGCCTCGAGGCGGTCCGTGCCGACCTTGTCGCGCCCTTCGCCGACGGCGCGTTCGACGCCGTCGTCTTCAACCCGCCGTACCTCCCGACGGACCCGGAAAACGAGTGGGACGACTGGATGGAACGCGCCCTGTCGGGCGGCGAGGACGGTCGGGCCGTCATCGACCCCTTCCTCTCCCGCGTCGGTCGCGTGCTCGCACCTGACGGTGTCGTTTACCTGCTCGTCAGCAGCCTGACGGGGGTCGACGAGGTCGTCGAGGAGGCCGGCGAACACGGGTTCAGCGCCGTGGCGATTGCGGACGACTCCTTCCCCTTCGAGACGCTGACGGTGCTCGAACTACTTCGCTAA
- a CDS encoding methionine synthase translates to MSTNVNRDQFRPEDHPNDHFILTGVVGSYPKPKWLNRAKELYQDPDHSFDEDDYQEAKDDAARLITNEHERAGLDVVVDGEMRRNEMVEFFAHRIEGYEFNGPVKVWGHNYFDKPSVVSEVEYDESWLVDEYEFTAEAADRPVKVPITGPYTLANWSFNEAYDDDDELTLALADLVNEEVEKLVDAGARYIQIDEPALATTPDDHAIVGKALEHIVADIPEEVRIGLHVCYGDYSRIYPEILDYPVDEFDLELANGDYDQLDVFKDPAFTADLALGVTDVHVAEVESVEQIEENIKKGLEVVPPEQLVVSPDCGVKLLPRDVAYGKMANMVEAARNVEADLDEGNIDIERGAPTPADD, encoded by the coding sequence ATGAGCACGAACGTAAACCGAGACCAGTTCCGACCGGAGGATCACCCGAACGACCACTTCATCCTCACGGGCGTGGTCGGCTCCTATCCCAAACCGAAGTGGCTCAACCGCGCGAAGGAGCTCTATCAGGACCCCGACCACAGCTTCGACGAGGACGACTACCAGGAGGCCAAAGACGACGCCGCTCGCCTCATCACGAACGAACACGAGCGTGCGGGTCTCGACGTCGTCGTCGACGGCGAGATGCGGCGCAACGAGATGGTCGAGTTCTTCGCCCACCGCATCGAGGGCTACGAGTTCAACGGTCCCGTCAAGGTCTGGGGCCACAACTACTTCGACAAACCGTCGGTCGTAAGCGAGGTCGAGTACGACGAGAGCTGGCTCGTCGACGAGTACGAGTTTACCGCCGAGGCAGCGGATCGTCCGGTGAAGGTACCCATCACGGGCCCCTACACCCTCGCCAACTGGTCGTTCAACGAGGCCTACGATGACGACGACGAACTCACCCTCGCGCTCGCCGACCTCGTCAACGAGGAAGTCGAGAAGCTCGTCGACGCCGGAGCCCGATACATCCAGATCGACGAGCCCGCGCTCGCGACCACGCCCGACGACCACGCCATCGTCGGCAAGGCCCTAGAGCACATCGTCGCCGACATTCCCGAGGAGGTCCGCATCGGCCTCCACGTCTGTTACGGCGACTACTCGCGGATCTACCCCGAGATCCTCGACTACCCCGTCGACGAGTTCGACCTCGAACTCGCGAACGGCGACTACGATCAGCTCGACGTCTTCAAAGATCCCGCGTTCACCGCCGACCTCGCACTCGGCGTTACGGACGTCCACGTCGCCGAGGTCGAGTCCGTCGAACAGATCGAGGAGAATATCAAGAAGGGACTCGAGGTCGTCCCGCCGGAACAGCTCGTCGTCTCGCCGGACTGCGGGGTGAAGCTGCTTCCCCGCGATGTCGCCTACGGCAAGATGGCAAACATGGTCGAAGCCGCCCGCAACGTCGAGGCCGACCTCGACGAGGGCAACATCGATATCGAGCGCGGTGCGCCGACGCCGGCCGACGACTAA